From the genome of Clavibacter nebraskensis NCPPB 2581:
CTGGAGCAGACGGTGGGTGGCGAGCGGGATCGACGCCGCGGACGTGTTGCCCGTGGTGGCGATGTCGCGCGCGATGGCGACGGACTCGGGGAGGCCGAGCTGCTTCGCGAACTCGTCGACGATGCGCATGTTGGCCTGGTGCGGGATGAAGGCGGCGAGCTGCTCGGGCGCGACACCCGCGCGGTCGAGGGCCTCCTTGGCGACCTTGACCATCTCCCACACCGCCCAGCGGAAGACCTTCTGGCCGTCCTGGCGGAGCGTCGGCCACGCGGATCCGTCGCGCATGCTCTTCAGGGTGCCGGTCATGCCGACCGCGTCCCAGTTCGAGCCGTCGGATCCCCACACCGTGGGCGAGATGCCGGGGGTGTCGCTCGGGCCGACGATCGCGGCGCCGGCACCGTCGCCGAGGAGGAACGAGATGGAGCGATCGGTCGGGTCGACGATGTCGGAGAGCTTCTCGGCGCCCACCACGAGGACGTACTCCGCGAGGCCGGACCGGATGAAGGAGTCGGCCTGCGCGATGCCGTACGTGTACCCGGCGCACGCGGCCGAGATGTCGTAGGCGGGCGCCGGGTTGGCGCCGATGCGGTCGGCGAGGAGCGCGGCCATCGAGGGCGTCTGCACGGTATTGCTCACGGTCGAGACCAGGACGATGCCGATCTGCTCGGGCCGGATGCCCGCCTTCGCGATGGCCTCGAGCGATGCGGTGGTCGCGAGGTCGACCGCGTCGACGTCGGCGCCCGCGCGCTTGCGCGTGATGATGCCGGTGCGCTGGCGGATCCACTCGTCGGAGGAGTCGATCGGGCCGACGAGGTCGTCGTTCGGCACGTCGAGCTCGCCGCGGGCGGCGCCGAGGCCCCAGATGCGGGTGAAGCGCTCGACCACGGGTGCGGTCTGGATGGTGGGGCGGGGCTGGTCGGTCATGGGTGCCTGTTCGATGTCGGTGAGGCGGGATCAGGCGTGCGCGTCGAGCATGTCGATCGCCGCCGGGAGGTCGTCGGGTGTGGAGAGCGCGAGCGTCGGGAGGCCCTTGAGGCCGCGCTTGGCGAGGCCGGTGAGCGCGCCAGCTGGGGCGACCTCGATGAGGCCGGTGACGCCCGCGGCGGCGAAGGCGTCCATGCAGAGGTCCCAGCGCACCGGGCTCGCGACCTGGCCGACGATGAGGTCGAGGTACGCGGCGCCGGAGTCGACGCGGCTGCCGTCCCGGTTGGTCCAGACCGGGAAGCGGGGGTCGCGGGGCGCGAGCGGCGCGACCGCGGCGCGCAGGGCGGCGACCGCGGGAGCCATGTGGTGCGTGTGGAAGGCGCCGGCGACCTGGAGCGGGATGACGCGCGTGCCGCGGAGGGGCTCGGCCTGGAGCGCCGCGAGGGCGTCGGGGGCGCCGGCGACGACGATCTGGCCGCCGCCGTTGAAGTTGGCGGGCTCGAGACCGAGCTCGGCGAGGCGCGCGAGGACGGCGTCCTGGTCGCCGCCGACGACCGCGCTCATGCCGGTGCGGGTGATCGCGGCCGCCTCGGCCATCGCGTCGCCGCGGGTGCGCACGACGCGCATCGCCTCGTCGTCCGTGAGGATGCCGGCGCCCGCCGCCGCGGTGATCTCGCCCACCGAGTGGCCCGCGATGCCGGCGACGTACGCGTCACGGCCGTCGGCGAGGAGCGCGTGCAGGGCGACGATGCCCGCCGCCACGATGAGGGGCTGCGCGACGGCGGTGTCACGGATGGTGTCGGCGTCGGACGTGGTGCCGTGGGTGACGAGGTCGAGTCCCGCTGCGTCGCCCAGCTCGCCCAGGCGTCGCGCGTGCTCGGGGTGCTCGATCCAGGGGGAGAGGAAGCCGGGCTTCTGGGAGCCCTGACCCGGGCAGACGACGATGATCATCCGTCCATCCTCCCGCCCGCCGGGAGGCGCGTCGGAGTCGACGTCCTACAGAGGATCCGCCAGGACATTGTGAAGATGCCACGACGCGGGCGGGTCACCGTGCGGCCTGGCGCTTCGGCCGGGCGCGACCGGACCCCTGCTGCTGGGGGACCGTTGTGCCGGCCTCCGCGATGCTGCCGATGATGAGCGCGGCCTGGAGGATGAGCGCCTCGCGGGCGCCCGTCGCGTCCCAGCCGATGACGTCGGAGACGCGCTTCAGCCGGTAGCGCACCGTGTTGGGGTGCACGAACAGCTCCCGCGCCGTCGCCTCGAGCGAGCGGCCGGTGTCGAGGTAGCACCACAGCGTCGCGAGCAGCTCGGTCGAGTGCGCCTGGAGCGGCTTGTAGATGCGGTTGATGAGGGTGGACCGGGCGAGCGGGTCACCGGCGAGGGCGCGCTCCGGCAGCAGGTCGTCGGCGAGCGTGGGGCGCGGCGCGTTCCGCCACGACCGGGCGACGGCGAAGCCGGCGAGGGCCGCCCGCGCGCTCCGCGACGCCTCCACCAGGCTCGGCACCTCGTGGCCGAGGACGAGGTGGCCCGCCCCGAACCCGGGTTCGAGCTGCGTCGCGATCTCGAGGAAGGACACGGGAGGCGTCTCCGTCGCCGCGTCCGCCGGATCGACGACGGCGGGGGACGCGCGACCGATGACGAGGACCAGGCGGCTGCCCTGGACGCCGATGAGCACGTCGGCCTCGAGGTGCCGCGCCGTGCGGCGTAGCTGGTCGACGTCGAGCACCGCCGGCGCCGTGCCGACGAGCACGGAGACCTCGCCGTGCCCATGCCAGCCGAGCGCGGCGATCCGCGACGGCAGCTCGTCGTCGTACTCGCCCGACAGGATGCTGTCGACGACGAGCGCCTCGAGCCGCGCGTCCCAGAGCCCCCGGGCCTCCGCCGCACGCGCGTAGACGTCCGCGGCGGCGAATGCGATCTCCCGCGAGTACAGCAGGATCGCGTCGCGCACCGTGCGGTGCCGGTCGCGGACCCGGTCCTCGACGACCTCCACCGTGACCCGGATGAGCTGCAGCGTCTGCTGCAGGCTCACCGAGCGGAGGAGCTCGCGGGGGGCCGCGCCGAACACGTCGGCCGCGATCCACGGCGTGGAGTCGGGGTCGTCGTACCAGTGGATGAAGGAGGTGATGCCAGCCTGCGCGACCAGCCCGACGGCGGAGCGCCGCCCGGGCGGCATCTCGCCGTACCAGGGCAGCGTGTCCTCCAGCCGCTTGAGCGTCGCGCTCGCGAGCTCACCCGACAGGGACCGGAGCCACGTCAGCGTCTCCGCCTTCGTCTCCCCGGTCTCCACGTCGGTGTCGTGCCGGTCGCTCGGTGTCACAGGTCGGCGCAGCTCACGCCTCGCCGCCCGCCGATCCGGTCGTACCGGCGTTCACGTCGAGCAGGCGGTACTTGTCGATCGCCCACTTCGGCGCATCCTGGTCGACCTTGCCCTGCGTGACCAGGCGCTGCAACGTCTTCACGACCATCGACGGACCGTCGATCGCGAAGAAGCGGCGGGCCGCCGGACGCGTGTCCGAGAAGCCGAAGCCGTCGGCGCCGAGCGTCGAGTAGTCGCCGGGGACGAACTGCCGGATCTGGTCGGGCACCGCGTGCGAGAAATCGGTGACCGCGACGAACGGGCCCTCGGCGTGGCGCAGCTTCTCCTCCAGGTACGGGACCCGGGTCTCGGAGTGCGGGTGCAGCATGTTGTGCTCCTCCGCGGCCAGGCCGTCGCGGCGCAGCTCGCCCCACGACGTGACCGACCAGACGTCGGCGGAGACGCCCCAGTCGTCGGCGAGCAGCTGCTGCGCCTCCAGGGCCCACGGGACCGCGACGCCGGACGCCATGAGCTGGGCCTTCGGTCCGTCGATCCAGCCGTCCTTGAGCTTGTAGACACCGCGGACGATGCCGTCCACGTCCACACCCTCGGGCTCGCTCGGGTGGATGATCGGCTCGTTGTAGACCGTCAGGTAGTACATGACGTTCGGGTCCTCGTGCTCCCCGCCGTACATGCGCTCGAGGCCGGACCGCACGATGTGGCCGATCTCGTAGGCGTACGCCGGGTCGTAGGACACGATCGCCGGGTTCGTCTGCGAGAGGACCAGCGAGTGCCCGTCGGCGTGCTGGAGGCCCTCTCCCGTAAGGGTGGTGCGTCCGGCCGTCGCGCCGATGAGGAAGCCGCGCGCCATCTGGTCGCCCGCCGCCCAGATCGCGTCGCCCGTGCGCTGGAACCCGAACATCGAGTAGAAGACGTAGATCGGGATGAGGGGCTCGCCCTGCGTCGAGTAGGTGGTGCCGAGGTTGGTGAACGCCGCCAGGGCGCCCGCCTCGTTGATGCCCACGTGCACGATCTGGCCCTGCGGGCTCTCCTTGTAGGAGAGCAGCAGCTCGCGGTCGACGGACGTGTAGTGCTGGCCGTTCGGGTTGTAGATCTTCGCCGTCGGGAAGAAGGCGTCGATGCCGAACGTGCGGGCCTCGTCCGGGATGATCGGGACGACGCGGTTGCCGAAGTCCTTCGAGCGGATGAGGTCCTTCAGCAGCCGCACGAACGCCATGGTGGTGGCGATCTCCTGCGTGCCGGATCCCTTCTTGGAGATGCGGTACGCGGAGTCGTCCGGGAGCGTGATCGCGGTGTGCGACGTGCGCCGCTCGGGGGAGTACCCGCCGAGGGCGCGGCGGCGCTCCTGCATGTACTGGATGGCCTCGTCGTCCTGGCCGGGGTGGTAGTACGGCGGCAGGTACGGGTCCGCCTCGAGCTGGGCGTCCGTGATCGGCACGCGCATCTCGTCGCGGAACTGCTTGAGGTTGTCCAGCGTGAGCTTCTTCATCTGGTGGGTCGCGTTGCGGCCCTCGAAGCTCGGGCCGAGGCCGTAGCCCTTGACGGTCTTCGCGAGGATCACCGTGGGCTGGCCCGTGTGCTCGCTCGCCGCCTTGAAGGCCGCGTACACCTTGCGGTAGTCGTGGCCGCCGCGCTTGAGGTTCCAGATCTGGTCGTCGGTGTAGCCCTCGACGAGCTTCGCGGTGCGCTCGTCGCGCCCGAAGAAGTTCTCGCGGATGTAGGCGCCGCTCTCGGCCTTGTAAGTCTGGTAATCGCCGTCGGGCGTGCGGTTCATGAGGTCGAGGAGCGCGCCCTCGGTG
Proteins encoded in this window:
- a CDS encoding beta-ketoacyl-ACP synthase III, which translates into the protein MTDQPRPTIQTAPVVERFTRIWGLGAARGELDVPNDDLVGPIDSSDEWIRQRTGIITRKRAGADVDAVDLATTASLEAIAKAGIRPEQIGIVLVSTVSNTVQTPSMAALLADRIGANPAPAYDISAACAGYTYGIAQADSFIRSGLAEYVLVVGAEKLSDIVDPTDRSISFLLGDGAGAAIVGPSDTPGISPTVWGSDGSNWDAVGMTGTLKSMRDGSAWPTLRQDGQKVFRWAVWEMVKVAKEALDRAGVAPEQLAAFIPHQANMRIVDEFAKQLGLPESVAIARDIATTGNTSAASIPLATHRLLQEDPSLSGGLALQIGFGAGLVFGAQVVVLP
- a CDS encoding ACP S-malonyltransferase, whose protein sequence is MIIVVCPGQGSQKPGFLSPWIEHPEHARRLGELGDAAGLDLVTHGTTSDADTIRDTAVAQPLIVAAGIVALHALLADGRDAYVAGIAGHSVGEITAAAGAGILTDDEAMRVVRTRGDAMAEAAAITRTGMSAVVGGDQDAVLARLAELGLEPANFNGGGQIVVAGAPDALAALQAEPLRGTRVIPLQVAGAFHTHHMAPAVAALRAAVAPLAPRDPRFPVWTNRDGSRVDSGAAYLDLIVGQVASPVRWDLCMDAFAAAGVTGLIEVAPAGALTGLAKRGLKGLPTLALSTPDDLPAAIDMLDAHA
- a CDS encoding PucR family transcriptional regulator; translated protein: MTPSDRHDTDVETGETKAETLTWLRSLSGELASATLKRLEDTLPWYGEMPPGRRSAVGLVAQAGITSFIHWYDDPDSTPWIAADVFGAAPRELLRSVSLQQTLQLIRVTVEVVEDRVRDRHRTVRDAILLYSREIAFAAADVYARAAEARGLWDARLEALVVDSILSGEYDDELPSRIAALGWHGHGEVSVLVGTAPAVLDVDQLRRTARHLEADVLIGVQGSRLVLVIGRASPAVVDPADAATETPPVSFLEIATQLEPGFGAGHLVLGHEVPSLVEASRSARAALAGFAVARSWRNAPRPTLADDLLPERALAGDPLARSTLINRIYKPLQAHSTELLATLWCYLDTGRSLEATARELFVHPNTVRYRLKRVSDVIGWDATGAREALILQAALIIGSIAEAGTTVPQQQGSGRARPKRQAAR
- the aceE gene encoding pyruvate dehydrogenase (acetyl-transferring), homodimeric type, whose translation is MTVNDQDPYSVNHTDQDPEETAEWNESLDGLVETQGRGRARDVMLSLLKRSKELHLGVPMVPTTDYINTIAPENEPDFPGDEDLERRYRAWIRWNAAVTVHRAQRPGIAVGGHIATYASSAALYEVGYNHFFRGQDHPGGGDQVFVQGHASPGTYARAFLEGRLSEHQLDGFRQEKSHAGGGLSSYPHPRLMPEFWQFPTVSMGLGPINAIYQAQANKYLTNRGIKDASDQQVWAFLGDGEMDEVESRGQLQVAANEKLDNLNFVINCNLQRLDGPVRGNGKIIQELESFFRGAGWNVIKVVWGREWDDLLARDTEGALLDLMNRTPDGDYQTYKAESGAYIRENFFGRDERTAKLVEGYTDDQIWNLKRGGHDYRKVYAAFKAASEHTGQPTVILAKTVKGYGLGPSFEGRNATHQMKKLTLDNLKQFRDEMRVPITDAQLEADPYLPPYYHPGQDDEAIQYMQERRRALGGYSPERRTSHTAITLPDDSAYRISKKGSGTQEIATTMAFVRLLKDLIRSKDFGNRVVPIIPDEARTFGIDAFFPTAKIYNPNGQHYTSVDRELLLSYKESPQGQIVHVGINEAGALAAFTNLGTTYSTQGEPLIPIYVFYSMFGFQRTGDAIWAAGDQMARGFLIGATAGRTTLTGEGLQHADGHSLVLSQTNPAIVSYDPAYAYEIGHIVRSGLERMYGGEHEDPNVMYYLTVYNEPIIHPSEPEGVDVDGIVRGVYKLKDGWIDGPKAQLMASGVAVPWALEAQQLLADDWGVSADVWSVTSWGELRRDGLAAEEHNMLHPHSETRVPYLEEKLRHAEGPFVAVTDFSHAVPDQIRQFVPGDYSTLGADGFGFSDTRPAARRFFAIDGPSMVVKTLQRLVTQGKVDQDAPKWAIDKYRLLDVNAGTTGSAGGEA